One window of the Melanotaenia boesemani isolate fMelBoe1 chromosome 14, fMelBoe1.pri, whole genome shotgun sequence genome contains the following:
- the ap1m3 gene encoding adaptor related protein complex 1 subunit mu 3 encodes MSASAIFILDLKGKVLICRNYMGNMDMNEIDHFMPILMKREEDAEMTPLVSHGSSHFLWIKHSNLYLVAMTKKNANAALVYSFLYKIVQVFKEYFKELEEESIRDNFVTVYELMDEVMDFGFPQTTESKILQEYITQQGHKLEVGAPRPPATVTNAVSWRSEGIKYRKNEVFMDVIESVNLLVSANGSVLRSEIVGSIKLKVVLSGMPELRLGLNDKVLFEITGREKSKTVELEDVKFHQCVRLSRFENDRTISFIPPDGESELMSYRLNTTVKPLIWIESVIEKFSHSRVEIKVKARSQFKSRSTANNVSILVPVPSDADSPKFKTSTGSAKWVPEKNVVQWNIKSFPGGKEYVMRAHFGLPSVEGDELEAKRPVTVNFEIPYFTVSGIQVRYLKIIEKSGYQALPWVRYITQSGDYQLRTN; translated from the exons GTTCTGATTTGCCGTAATTACATGGGAAACATGGACATGAATGAGATTGACCACTTCATGCCCATACTAATGAAGAGGGAGGAAGATGCTGAGATGACACCCCTGGTCAGCCACGGTTCATCACACTTCCTGTGGATCAAACACAGCAACCTTTACC TGGTGGCAATGACTAAGAAGAATGCTAATGCTGCTCTTGTGTACTCTTTCCTTTATAAAATAGTACAG GTATTTAAAGAGTACTTTAAGGAGCTTGAGGAGGAAAGTATACGTGATAACTTTGTAACGGTGTACGAACTGATGGATGAAGTCATGGACTTTGGGTTTCCCCAGACAACTGAGAGCAAGATCCTACAAGA GTACATCACCCAGCAGGGCCATAAACTGGAGGTCGGGGCACCTCGACCACCTGCCACTGTCACTAATGCTGTGTCTTGGCGGTCAGAGGGCATCAAATACAGGAAAAATGAAGTCTTTATGGATGTTATAGAGTCAGTAAATCTTCTG GTGAGTGCCAACGGCAGTGTCCTGCGCAGTGAAATAGTGGGCAGCATCAAGCTCAAAGTGGTCCTGTCAGGGATGCCTGAACTAAGACTGGGTCTCAATGACAAAGTGCTGTTTGAGATCACAGGCA GAGAGAAGAGCAAGACAGTGGAGCTGGAGGATGTGAAGTTTCATCAGTGTGTCCGTCTGTCACGCTTTGAGAATGACCGCACCATCTCTTTCATCCCACCCGATGGCGAGAGCGAGCTCATGTCGTACCGCCTCAACACAACA GTGAAGCCTCTCATATGGATTGAGAGTGTTATTGAAAAGTTTTCCCACAGCCGTGTGGAGATCAAAGTAAAG GCTCGAAGTCAGTTTAAAAGTCGGTCTACTGCCAACAATGTATCTATTCTGGTGCCAGTGCCCAGTGACGCTGACTCACCCAAGTTCAAGACCAGCACAGGGAGCGCTAAGTGGGTTCCCGAGAAGAACGTGGTGCAGTGGAACATCAAATCCTTCCCT GGGGGTAAGGAGTATGTGATGCGAGCGCACTTTGGGCTACCCAGCGTGGAGGGTGATGAGCTGGAGGCAAAGAGACCAGTCACAGTTAATTTTGAGATCCCTTATTTCACTGTCTCTGGCATTCAG GTGCGCTATCTGAAGATCATAGAGAAGAGTGGCTACCAGGCGTTGCCATGGGTGCGCTACATAACACAAAGTGGAG